A stretch of DNA from Sphingopyxis sp. MWB1:
GTTCATCGGTAAAGCTGCGAATGGCGATCCAGAAGAGGCTGATGAAATTGGCGAAGCTTTGCGTATATTCATCATGCGGCCCCTCCGCCGATCCTGCAAAGTCGAGAACCACCGGAATTTGCCAGCGGTTATTCTGCTCCGGAAAGTTGAGGCCTGACAGGAAAGTCGCGCATAGGCCGGCAGCGAGGCTGAGACAGAAAGGCAGCAGCCAGCCATCGCGCCATCGCCCCCCTCCCCCTTCACTGGCGGATACAGCGGATGCGCCGCGCATGTCGTTTTGCTTCCCGGCCATTGGTTTCAATGCGCCTCAAGCTGAGCGATGGGCGGGGCGTAGAGTGCCAGCAGGAAAATGCCCGCGACGATGGCAGCCACGCCAAGGCTGCGCCGATCCTTGATCGCAAAGGCGACCGGATCGCCTTCCACCTGCCCCCGCCGCGCCATCATCCAGATGCGGTTCAGCCAATAAATCAGCGGCAGGCAGAGAAGCCAGAGCAGCGCGGGATTATGATAGTCGGCAGCCGTTTCGGGATCATTGGCGAAAAGGGCGAGCACCAATATCGCGACCATCCCCGCCGAAATGCCCGACATCATGACGACGTTCAGATCATTCCCCACATAGCCGCGCCCGCTGAGCAATTGATCGGGATCCGCAGCATCCCGCATTTCAATATAGCGTTTGAGATAGGCGAGGCTGAGAAAGAGAAAGACCGAGAAAAGCAGCAGCCAGAAGCTGAGCGGCACGCCAATGGCAATGGCGCCGATCCACAGGCGGATGGTATAAAGCGACGCAAGCACGATAGCATCGCCGACCAATACCGATTTGAGCCGCACCGAATAGGCGGTGGTGATCACCATATACACAAGCAACCAGAGGCTGAGCATCGGCCCGGCAAGAAGCCAGCCACCCAGGAGGCCCACGCCTGCGAGAGCGAAAGCGAGGACGAGCGCCGCCGGGATGGACAATTCGCTCGACGCCAGCGGACGCGCCCATTTGGTGCGGTGCGCCCGATCCGAATCCATGTCGAGCAGATCATTGATCACATAGATGGAAGAGGCGATCAGCGACATGAGGAGCGCGGCCTCCACCGCTTTCAACAAAACAGCAGGCTGGAGAAACAGCCCCGACGTGAAGGCAGGCACGAGAACCAGCAGATTCTTTGCCCATTGGTGCGGGCGCATCGCCCGCCACATGGTTCGCGCGAGCGGGGCAGGATGGGCACCCAGCCGCTCGACCTTCGATCCCGCCGGAAGATGCCCGACCGACCAGGCACGGCGCGCCGCGTTCCAGAGGCAAATATCGGCGCGGCTGTCCCCGATATAATCAAAGGCCGCATCCGGCCCGATCCGCTCGCGGATCCGATCGAGTTTAGCGGCGCCTTTGGCATTCATCCGTCCGCGGGTGGCGATCACCGGATCGCTGAGGTTCAAATGCGCTGCGATGGCGCGAATATGCCGCCAATGGCTCGCGCTGGCCAGGATAACGGGCCGCCCCTCGGCCTGCGCCGCAAGGATCATCTCCCGAATTTCCTCCCGATAGGGCAGGCGCGCGGGGTCGATACGGTCGCGCCGCGCCGCCATCGTCTTGGTGACGGCGCGTCCAGCCCACATCCAAAGCAGAACCGACAGCAGAGCCGCAAAACCCGACCGCGCGATCCGCACCAGCGCCTCCAGCGACAGGTCGGCGCGGACCAGCGTGCCGTCGACATCGACAATCAGCGGGACAGGCTTTTCATTCACCGACTTTTCCGCTTGCGGCGGTCTGTTGCCATCATGTGTAAGGGGCATGGTCTAGGCCGAGCGAGCAACAAGGACGCAGCCAATGGCGATCAGGACCGTCCCCGAAAGGCGAGCCAGGCTGACCTCCTCCTGCAACAGAAACAGGCCCGCCAGCATGGTGAGGATAAAGCCGATGCCGACAAAGGGATAGGCAAGCGAAAGCGGCGCACGGGCAAGCACAAAAAGCCAGAGAAGCGCACCCAGGCCATAAAGCAACAGGCCCAGCAGGATCAGCGGAGATTGGACAAAGCCTCCAACCTCCCCCGTCAATCCGCCGCGCCCCGCACCGGCCGCAGACACCCCCATTTTCAACGCCAGTTGCGCAAGCGCAGAGAGAGAAACGCTCGCCAAAATCAAAAGTAAAAGCCGTAAGGTCATGATATTCTCATTGCCCCTGCGCGTAGCTGGCCCCAACCCATTACCGACATGAGGCGGGCCGTCAAATGACTTCCCAATAGTTTTTCCACCATCAGGGAAATGAGCCTAGGAAATTGCAGGGTTATGAACCGACTGCAAATATTTGAACCAGCTTGTTCCGGCGCCATTGGGCCCAAGCGCCTCCTGCTCCACCTTTTTTTCGTTGCGCCAGCTTTCAGCGGTTGTTTCCGCCGCCGCGAGATCGCTACCTTGCTGCCCCAAATGGATGCGCAGCACCGATGGGCCTGCGATAAGCTGATCCATGGCTTGCCCATCGCGCGAATGGCTGCTGCCGCCATAGTCAAATATGTCCCAGCGCGCTGCATTGCCATTTTGCACAGCAATTGCCGCATAGCTTTGTGGCAGCGACGCAACATCGCCATTGGCGGCTGTAATTGCGCTTTCGTCCCACAGGTGAAGCATATAGGGGGCTTCTCCCCCGGGATTGGCACGTGGTGCCTCGTTGATCCGCCCGACGACCCGCTTGCGATGCTGGGCGATCAACCAGTCAATTACGCCCCCCGCTTTGGCCGAAGCCGATCGCACGGCGCTGTTGAAGCCGATCCGTTCGGCAATACCCAAAGCCGTCAGCCAATAGCCGATATAAAAGTCATGCTGCGCAAGCACCGTACCGTCACGCCAACCGCAAACCCCGAAATATTGCGTACCCGCATAAACCACCCGGTCTTCGTCAATCTGGCCGTTGACCATGACATTGGAGGGTGGATTGTCGAAGCCAGGCACCGCGCTTTTATGCGTGTCGCTGAACGCTTCGAAATCCTGCACGACGAAGGCCAGAATCTCCTCGCGGGAATAAAGGCGACCCGATGTACGCGAAGCCGATTTCCAGATCAGGGCTGAGTGCAGAAACTGCCAGGCAGCACCGCGCTCGGCAAAGTTGGAAGCGCCGCCGAAACGCCCTGAGAGAATCCAATTTTCATAGAGGCGTCCCTGGTCGCTGAGCTTATGTCCCAAGAAGGCAAATTCTGGTGTTTGCCAGAGCAGCGACCCCCAATGCGGAAACTGGTGGGCGTGCGGCAGATCAATCTCATTGGTGCCGAAATAGGGCTTGCGACTGCTTACACCGGCATAGGGCACTTTCGCCAACCAGGGACTGTAGCTGTCAGCCATGGCATAGGGGCGACCGCCTTGCAGATACCAGGACCGATTGGCGGGGCGTGAGGCTTCGCCATAGCCATAATAATGATTGCGCAACCCGATATCCCGGCTGGCGTTACTCCCCTTGAACAGAGGGGTACAGCGCCCCTTCTCAAAAGCATGATAGGGATCGCTGACATAGGCCGTCAGATAGTCGAGCGCGATAACCGACCAGGGCTTTCCATCATGCGGCCGGTTCGCGCTGATGTCATGGATATACTGCCCGACCGGCTCTGCGATAGCCGCTCGATCATCCCGGACGCCGCCCGGTCCTGTAATGGGAGACCGCCCGCATTGGTTGAAGGGCGTATAGCGCAGCCAGGTTGACGCCACAGCGGCAAGCGAGGTGAAATTGTAAAGCGACCCCTTCCAGGGATCGGACGTGACGCCCACAAGCGGTGTCAATGCAGCGTAACTGGTCGGCTCATAGGGCATGACCCGCGTGTTCCCGAACCCATTGGAACTGCCCCCGCCCCACAGGCGCCCGTCGAACCCGTTATTCGAATAATGGGTATGCGACGCATAACCGATGGTCACGTCATAGCGGGGAAGATTGGCATTGATGAATGCCTGATCATAAGCGGTAGGCGTCCGGGACCGCCAGATGACCCCCGCGCGCACTGTGCCATGCGGATACCATCTGTCGCTGTCACTGGTGATCGCGACCCCATAGCCGTCATAGCTGCCTTCAAAAATATGAGGAATGTCGGTCCCGTTGAGAGGCCCGCCATCAGGGCGCTCCACATGAGCCAGGACCACCCCATTTTTATCCTCGATACGCCATTTATGCGGGATCATATAGCTGTCCTTGCCCGTCGGATCGCCGAAGGGATTATCGGGCATGGCAGAAGGGGCCCAATCATATCCGAACTGGAACTGGACATAATCCGGGGTGCGAATAGCTTCACAATAATAGGCAATGCCTGCGATTTCCGGTACAGGTCCTTGCGGCAGACATTCCATCCACCGCGGCTGATTGGCGCGCAATAGCGGATCCTCGAACTGGCAGTTCTGCCGCGAGGGCCGGGTCATCACCAGCATATCGGCATGATCGACCGGCGATGCCCCCGACCAGTCTTCCAATATGGCGCGATAGGCGGTGCCAGCAGGAACGTCGATTGGCCCTATGATGACATTGACTGTCGAAGGAGTTCCGCCGCCGACCGGAGAATAGGATAATGTCTTGGCCGGTTGCGGCACGGGAACAGCAAGCGCATCGACATAGAGCCGCTCCAGATCAGACGCACGGATCGGCCCTGACGATATCGGCGTAAAAGTGTCGCCTTGCGCTAACTGCTCAAGTTCGAGAGAAACTTCCCTGACTTCAAGGTCGACCGAATTGGAAACATTGTCGAGCGACGCATTGCATTCGAAAATGGCTTCCGGGGTAACGCGTGGCTTGAATGGAAGCGTTTGAGAAGGGCCAAAGGGCGAGCCGCCGCGCAAGAAAGTCACCGTTCCGCCCGGTCCTTGAGGATCATCCTCATATCGGACGGCAACATCTTCCTCTATGCTGTTGGAGAGTCCCGCGACGCTGTAGAGCGTCGCTGTCTGCCCATCACGCTCCACAAGCAACTTTACCCGTCCTGGTTGCCAATAGCCATGAAGAGAAAATTGCGCATGCGCATAATGATATAAGGAAACTAAAGGAGCGCCATGCTGAGGAAGAATGCCCTTGAACCTCGCAACAATCACCCGGGGCGCCTGGCTCGTAGCCGGATCTGCTGTCGTCGGGAGAGATATCCCCAGTTCATGAGCAGACAAATAGGTACCTGCCTGCAATTGAAGCCGACCATTGCCATAGGACGCTCCCGTCCCGATCATATCCAGATTATTGACCGTCACCCCGCCGTTGGTTTGGACAGGGTCATAAGAGGATGCCACTTGAGAAAAGATATACGCCGTTCCGACCATTTTCGGTACGGCATCGATATCTCTGCGTACGAGAGAAAGATCAGAAGCGATCGTCAGATCATAATCACCGCTCGCCCCCTCCATATCGAGGTTGAGAGGAAAGCGCGTTCCAGGCTCGCCATATACCGTCAGATCGCCGGGATCGGGAGGAGTGGGATCATCGCTGACGCCAAGGCGAAGCTGAATCTGGCTAAGCTGCTGAGCTCCCGAATTGGCTGTATTGCCAAGCGACGCATTGCATTCCAGCCGACAATCCGGGGTGATCCGCAGCTTGAAACCTAGCGAATGGGGACTGCCATGCACAATGCCGTCGACGAGAAAAGTGATGGTGCCGCCCGGACCGCCTTCGTCATCATCCCAGCGAACCTCTATCCGGCATTCCTGCGTGGTAGAAATCCCCCCTATGCTGTCAATCATGGCGCTATTGCCATTTCGCTCGATATTCAGCCGCAGCTTCCCCGGCTCCCAATGCGAGTAGAGCGCAAAACGCGCCTGCTCCCATTTATAGAGAGAAACCAGGACCACTTCCTCGCTGGGCAAAATGCCCGTCCAGACGAGAGCACAGGAAGCTGGCGTCTGGGTCAAGGCCGGATCGGGATCAGTGGGAAGGGTTATTCCCGCAGCGCCGGCATCCAGAGAGGTTCCTGCAGGAAGGTGCAAACGCCCGCTGCTATAAGAGGCTCCGTTCCCAACGATGGCGAGCACTTCCGTCGTGACGCCGCCATTTGTCTGATCTGGCGCAAATGGCCCGGTACCATTGCTCAGGTTGAAACTGGACAGCTTGGGACCGGTCATATTCCACCTCCGCTTAAAAATAACGCGAAAGCAAATCTTCTTAGATACAGAATTTGTCAATTACATTTGCATTTAAAAACAATCTAAAATTCTAAAGAATGACAAATTAGAAATCTATCCAACACAGAAACACATGACTATTCACATTATCAGCGACATCCTCAGCATTATTTAGACACTGCGAGTGCCAAAATAATTCACCATTGAACACGTCGGTTTAGGTTCGTGCACAAAGGGAAGCCAGATCAACGCATCGACCCGGCCGGGGATCATGCGGAACGGCGAGCTGAAGC
This window harbors:
- a CDS encoding UbiA family prenyltransferase — encoded protein: MNEKPVPLIVDVDGTLVRADLSLEALVRIARSGFAALLSVLLWMWAGRAVTKTMAARRDRIDPARLPYREEIREMILAAQAEGRPVILASASHWRHIRAIAAHLNLSDPVIATRGRMNAKGAAKLDRIRERIGPDAAFDYIGDSRADICLWNAARRAWSVGHLPAGSKVERLGAHPAPLARTMWRAMRPHQWAKNLLVLVPAFTSGLFLQPAVLLKAVEAALLMSLIASSIYVINDLLDMDSDRAHRTKWARPLASSELSIPAALVLAFALAGVGLLGGWLLAGPMLSLWLLVYMVITTAYSVRLKSVLVGDAIVLASLYTIRLWIGAIAIGVPLSFWLLLFSVFLFLSLAYLKRYIEMRDAADPDQLLSGRGYVGNDLNVVMMSGISAGMVAILVLALFANDPETAADYHNPALLWLLCLPLIYWLNRIWMMARRGQVEGDPVAFAIKDRRSLGVAAIVAGIFLLALYAPPIAQLEAH